The stretch of DNA CAATTAATGCCGGGCAGTGTTTACTTATTTCGTCCTGACCAGCATGTTTGTGCACGCTGGCGAACCTTACAAGCGGATCGAGTGGCGGCCGCACTACGGCGGGCGCTGGGGTTTGAGTTGGAGAATGCTTCGTGAGCTTATTAAATGTAAATCCTAATTTTAGCGATCCAGACTCGTTCTATGCGGCGTTAACCGATTTGCATCGTGACCGAGACGCCGAGGCAAGCGAACGGATCAACGTACGATTGATTTTATTATTAGCTAATCAAATTGGTGATCAGGAAACGCTATTGGAAGCGATGAGAATCGCGACGGAAGAAGAATAGTGTTGCCCGAAAGCTCCGTAGATTTATTTTGTGATCTACGGGGTGATCGTTAACGGTGTTTCCCCGCTTCCCAACCCTGAGAGCCAATAGTACGTTCGGCCACTTTACTGGGGTATTCCTCAAGCTGAGTTGCCATGGTGTCATTCCAGCGGTTGAGGTAGCCAAACAGAGCAATTGACGCAACGATTTCGACCACCTGTCCTTCATCAAAATATTTCGCTAGATGATCAAAATCTTGCTGGCTTGCTTCATTCGGCAAATAGCCCGCATGTAGCGCCAGTCTTAACGCTGCTCGTTCCGCATCTGAAAATAGATCACTGCTTTCAAATTCCCATACGGCAGCAATTTTGGCATCTGATGCTTGGTAAATGCTAGCAAGGTTTGCCATGTGCGATTGACAGTAGCGGCACCCAGAGGCGACGCTGGAAACCAGGCTAATTAGCATTTTTAATTCTTCGGAAACTGTACCTTCGTAGAGGATAGCCTGATTCAAAGCGGCAAAACGCTTGGCGATATTGGGTCGTCGCGACATGGTTTTTACGCTATTGGGGATAAATCCTCGCGTTTTTTCATAATGGGCGAGCATCTTCAACAGCTCGTCATCTTCAATCTGATTGAGTTCTAACGGTTTCATATGTGGCATAAGGGGCTCCTATTAATCAATTCCAAATTTTTTCAAGCGATGGCGCATTTGACGAAAGGAAATTCCGAGCTTTTCAGCAGCGGCGGTACGGTTCCAGCGGGTTTCTTCGAGGGCCTGCAGTATTACTTTTTTCTCAATTTCTTCCAAATAGTCATCCAGCGAGTCGCCGGGGGCTATTTTGCCATTCGAGTTATTGGCGGCCATAGTCATCGGCTGTCCTGAGCCAAGATCAAGCTGTAAATCCTCTGTCTGAATAAGGTTATCATCGCAAAGCGTGTAGGCTCGCTCCAGGGTATTTTCTAATTCCCGAACATTGCCAGGGAAAGAATATCTCTTTAGGGTTTTTAGTGCATCTTCACTGATGCCAGCTTTGGGCAGTTCAGATTCGTCGGCTAATTTTTGCAGACAATTTTTTACTAAAAGTGGTACATCCGACAGTCGTTCTCGCAAGCTGGGAACGCGAATCTCTATTACGTTAATACGATAAAACATATCCTGCCGAAAATTACCGGATTCCACTTCGTGATTTAAATCCTTGTGGGTGGCGCTGAGAATCCTGACATCAATGGGTATTTCTTGCTCGGTACCTACTGGCCGGATTGATTTTTCCTGGATGGCGCGCAGAAGTTTAACCTGCATGTGTAATGGTAAGTCGGCTACTTCGTCAAGGAAAAGCGTGCCGCCATGAGCGGCCTGGAAAAGACCTTTCTTGTCGGAGATGGCTCCGGTAAAACTACCTTTTTTATGGCCGAAAAACTCGCTTTCCATCAACTCATTAGGAATCGCGCCGCAGTTCACAGGAATGAAGGGTTTATCGCTGCGCGGCCCAAATTGGTGGATGAGGCGCGCTACCAGTTCTTTCCCACTCCCGGACTCACCACTGATATAAATAGGCGCCTGACTGCGGGCTACTTTTTTAATTTGTTGTCGAAGTTTTTGTATGGGCTCTGACTTGCCGAGTAATGCATCACTTCCGTCGCTCTCAATCTCATCAGTGCTATCTTTGGTGTTAATTTTAAGTGCCTGCAGCACCATATCTCGTAAGCGTGGCAACTCCACTGGTTTTGAGACAAAATCGAAAGCCCCGGCCTTTAAGGCGCTGATAGCGATTTCCATGCTACCAAATGCGGTAATTACGGCTACAGGCGTGTCGGGATAATAGCTTTGGATATGGGTGACCAGTTCGATACCGTTGCCGTCGGGCAGTTGCATATCAGTTAGGCAGAGGCCAAACGCTCGTTGTTCCAGTAACTGATGGGCTGTTTTGATATCCTCCGCCTGATGCACTTCAAGGCCCATGCGTGAAAGTGTAATATTCAACAGTTCGAGAATATCGGGTTCATCGTCAACAATAAGTGCAGAGTGAGTCGCCATTGATTACGCCGTGATTTGTTTTGGATGAGGGAAAATGATGCGAAAACAGCAACCCCCAGTCTGGTTAGCAATATGATCCAAGCGTGCATTGTTAGCTTGGCAGAGTTCTCGGGAAATATAAAGACCCAGTCCAGTGCCACTGCGTTCTGTGGTGTAAAAAGGCTCGAACAGGTGCGGTAAAGCTTCGGGTGTGATGCCGGGACCTTCATCAATAATATCGAGATAGGGTAATTCGTTATCGGCACGTATGCCAGCATTGAAATAGAGTACAGCGCGGCCAGTTTTGGTTTGACTGTAAAGTAAGCCGTTACGAGAAAGATTTGTCAGAACCTGCTCTAACTGGCTGGGATCGAAGTGAACCTCCATATCTGCTGGCGATACCTGGATGATGAATTCACCGGCGTTGCGTTGATCTTCATTGAATGAAGCGGCAAACGCCTTCAGCCAAGGCGCTAATAGGATCGGCTCTGGCGAAGAGGGTCGCCTGCGCGAGAGTTCCAGAATATTTTCGATGGTGCTATTCATGCGTCGCGAATGGGCCTGCACGATATGGGTTAAACGACGATCAGCTTCGTCAAGATTCTCCGACTCATCCAAGAGCTGTGCGGCGTGACTGATCGCGCCCAAGGGGTTACGAATCTCGTGTGCAATACTAGCCGTCAGTTGGCCGAGTGATGCTAATTTGAGCTGTTGTGCCTGCTGAATTGCCTTAGTATTGTCCTCCAGAAAAATCAGCACATCGGTGCTTCCATCCTGCATGAAGGCGGTAAAATTGGCTTGTATCGGTGGGGTTTCAGGTGAAGTCTGAAAGGGTGAAGTGCGGCGCTGCGGATTTTGTCGCCACTCGATCAGACGCTGCATTAATGGCGCGGTTAATTGGTTAATTTCTGTTGCTGTGGGATCGTCCTCTTGATGCTGTTGGGACAATAAAAAAATAGCAGCTTCATTCATCATATGTACATCACCGTCCTGGTTGCAGACAATAATTCCAGTGCGCATGCGTTGAATGATCAGGCGGTTGAGCTTTTCAAGATGGGCAATATCGCTCGCGCGTTGCGTCGCCAGGTCTTCGCTGGCATCAATGCGGAGCGAAATTCTCTTAACAAATAAAGCAGTGGCAAAAAATACCATGCCCAACACGCCCGCTTGAAAATAGTTAGGTGTTAAGGCATCTGTGCTAGCGCGGTAGCTTTCCAAAGCCAGCATGGCAATACTTGAAATAGCAGCAAATAGCACGGCATGGCGACCACGCATAAGTATGCTGCCAGCAGCGATAGAGAGAATAATAAGAATGCCAAAACCGCTGCCAACACCACCATTGGCGTAGGTGAGCAGCGATAGTGCTAAGATGTCTATGAGTATATTCAGTGCTATCTGTTGTGGCTGGAGTGGTTGATCGCTTAAAAGAACAAGCGCCAGTGCAATGTTGATAGCGGTATAGACCAGGGTTGTTGCGATAAAAAGGAGTGGGTATTCCAGCCCGATGAAGACTTTGCCGACTTCATTGGAGTAAGTAAAGAGTAATGTCAGTGACAGCAGTACCCGGTAATAATTAAAAATTCTGAATAGCCGTCTATCCTGTTGCTGACGTTGACTATTTTGGTTATGCGGCTTGGACATCAAGCATTCGCTCATAGAAAAGGTTGCTAAGTACTAATCTTGGTTGGATAAAGTATAGCCAAAAAGGGATGGTCTGTGGTCCGGGTTTGATCCATTGCCGATATAAAAATTGTGCAGACTGAAATGATGCTGGCGTGGCCGAATAAAATGTTAGTCGTAAAGAGTCGGTATGGGTTGGCGCTTGTGTTGCGTTTTTAAATAAATATCTACTAGGCGTGAACGAACCCCTTCAGTGACAGGTTTGCCCTCGAGAAAGTCGTCAATATCGTCGTAACTCAAACCAAGCGCATGTTCATCGGCTTTTTGTGGTGCTGTGCACTCTAGATCTGCGGTGGGTGTTTTTTTAACTAGTAACTGCGGTGCGCCGAGTGTTGCGGCAACTAATCTCACTTGACGTTTGTTCAGTCCAAACAGTGGGGCTAAATCACAGGCGCCATCTCCCCATTTAGTATAAAAGCCGGTGATGTTTTCTGCTGAGTGATCGGTGCCTAAGACCAGTGCGCCAAGTAGCCCTGCAATCTCATATTGAATAACCATCCGGGTTCGGGCTTTGACGTTGCCTTTGGCAAAATCAATGGCCGCCGCATTCGGCATATTTATGGGCATTTGCAGTAACGAGGTTAGAGTTTGCTCGTGGATGGCGTCTGCGCCGGGCTTTACGTTGACGGTAAGACTTATGCTGGGTCGGATGAAGTTGATCGATGCTTGCGCATCTTCCTCATCCAGTTGTACTCCGTATGGTAATCTGACGGCAATAAACTGATAGTCAGTGGTTCCCTTATCAAAATTAAGCTGATCGACCGCCAGTTGTGCTAACCGTCCACAGGTGGTGGAGTCAACGCCGCCGCTGATACCGAGTACTAATTGTCGTGCACCTGTTTCGAGCAGCTTTGATTTAATAAAATGGACGCGGCGTTCAATTTCAAAAGCCGGATCTATTTTAGGCAAGACCTTCATTTCACTGATGATTTGAGCGGTGTTCACGAGCTATTGTTCACTTTCTAAGGGGCCGGCCCACACTAAATAATATGGATTCAAGAGGTTACTTTCCCTCTGATTTGCCCATCAGACCAAAGGTCACACGGTTCAATAATGAGCGTTTCACGCCCACTTTGCTACGTTTGATATTATAACTGCCGTCTTTTCCCAAGGCTGGGTAATCAGGGTAGTTGAGGG from Pseudomonadales bacterium encodes:
- the nadE gene encoding ammonia-dependent NAD(+) synthetase, which produces MNTAQIISEMKVLPKIDPAFEIERRVHFIKSKLLETGARQLVLGISGGVDSTTCGRLAQLAVDQLNFDKGTTDYQFIAVRLPYGVQLDEEDAQASINFIRPSISLTVNVKPGADAIHEQTLTSLLQMPINMPNAAAIDFAKGNVKARTRMVIQYEIAGLLGALVLGTDHSAENITGFYTKWGDGACDLAPLFGLNKRQVRLVAATLGAPQLLVKKTPTADLECTAPQKADEHALGLSYDDIDDFLEGKPVTEGVRSRLVDIYLKTQHKRQPIPTLYD
- a CDS encoding carboxymuconolactone decarboxylase family protein, with amino-acid sequence MPHMKPLELNQIEDDELLKMLAHYEKTRGFIPNSVKTMSRRPNIAKRFAALNQAILYEGTVSEELKMLISLVSSVASGCRYCQSHMANLASIYQASDAKIAAVWEFESSDLFSDAERAALRLALHAGYLPNEASQQDFDHLAKYFDEGQVVEIVASIALFGYLNRWNDTMATQLEEYPSKVAERTIGSQGWEAGKHR
- a CDS encoding sigma-54-dependent Fis family transcriptional regulator, which gives rise to MATHSALIVDDEPDILELLNITLSRMGLEVHQAEDIKTAHQLLEQRAFGLCLTDMQLPDGNGIELVTHIQSYYPDTPVAVITAFGSMEIAISALKAGAFDFVSKPVELPRLRDMVLQALKINTKDSTDEIESDGSDALLGKSEPIQKLRQQIKKVARSQAPIYISGESGSGKELVARLIHQFGPRSDKPFIPVNCGAIPNELMESEFFGHKKGSFTGAISDKKGLFQAAHGGTLFLDEVADLPLHMQVKLLRAIQEKSIRPVGTEQEIPIDVRILSATHKDLNHEVESGNFRQDMFYRINVIEIRVPSLRERLSDVPLLVKNCLQKLADESELPKAGISEDALKTLKRYSFPGNVRELENTLERAYTLCDDNLIQTEDLQLDLGSGQPMTMAANNSNGKIAPGDSLDDYLEEIEKKVILQALEETRWNRTAAAEKLGISFRQMRHRLKKFGID
- a CDS encoding DUF2783 domain-containing protein — encoded protein: MSLLNVNPNFSDPDSFYAALTDLHRDRDAEASERINVRLILLLANQIGDQETLLEAMRIATEEE